A single Vigna radiata var. radiata cultivar VC1973A chromosome 8, Vradiata_ver6, whole genome shotgun sequence DNA region contains:
- the LOC106769663 gene encoding putative E3 ubiquitin-protein ligase RF298 isoform X3, with product MNERDHSKTQNPNKLSLRYTPPQLFTVYRKLLILLSILRLLSKIKIDAKVLWISVQLLLKWIKRVERTDRIKVSQIGLNGFSPSKWWSELLRRENNLQMRELLDWSDPIASQLEELLLSNLQAIFKCALKQVVELGFDEKLVEMSLARKALYIEEGDPVTNIVDKTVNVLKGKEDATDFVFESFQHLLHYTMVEMIGVVREVKPSLTVGEAMWVLLICDLNLSLACAVQDCPGVVGNGESSASSSSSASSSSSSSPQYKSQVQSSDIISNCSSPTLQKDLSSSHQNQRSGEPKFGSFPNSPSNQSSHATGGVKLKAENVSLPITAEKSSGTSGFPAHECKSGSCSKRHTRKEIAALRQKFFHMEKTYRNCGKTGFKSGKITSVGSLVVEKRLKPPSEIPNQQMKCGSSNLLSSKGVYSANITCHVSTSDASALPAEGNSGTLPAKNTISSSPMVNAKTSTRDNTSKPKSELGCSLKILDYCADIPFDEALGKYVPRDENDELILKLIARLQELQDELLGWNNWTNQKVMQVTNRLGKLQPEFKTLRKEKQDGELLKKEKKLAQETALKRISEMENAMENTKRQIESAASATLVLEAENSLLKKELDAAKLSVVKSMASHQQALESEQTTLKQAQSWEGRNSLLRDELEKGKHKLFNLQQELHKEKNHQAKFEGRLAKERAAKEKLLSQAASIKKEREQHELHMKSEEDMIRRKAARDLQKYVEDIGKVEKELSDLKLKSDSEKVAALRKCVDERNDSLSRTKSTPNMKGNKKSDESQTVVSSKDNLAAGSLRREQECVMCLSEEMSVVFLPCSHQVVCAACNELHEKQGMKDCPSCRTPIQHRIRARFARR from the exons ATGAATGAAAGAGATCATTCCAAAACCCAGAACCCAAACAAACTCTCACTCAGATATACACCACCGCAACTGTTCACTGT ATACAGGAAACTCCTCATTTTGCTCTCAATCTTGCGGCTCCTGTCCAAG ataAAAATTGACGCAAAGGTTTTGTGGATTTCAGTGCAATTGCTCCTGAAATGGATAAAACGGGTGGAGAGGACAGACAGGATAAAGG TTTCGCAAATTGGCTTAAATGGATTTAGTCCATCAAAGTGGTGGTCAGAGTTGCTAAGGAGAGAAAATAATCTGCAAATGCGTGAGCTTTTGGATTGGAGTGATCCTATTGCAAGCCAGCTTGAGGAATTGCTGCTGTCTAATTTGCAAGCCATCTTCAAGTGTGCACTCAAGCAGGTTGTTGAATTAGGGTTCGATGAAAAATTGGTTGAAATGTCCCTTGCAAGGAAGGCCCTGTACATTGAGGAAGGAGATCCTGTCACAAATATTGTAGATAAGACGGTGAATGTTTTGAAGGGGAAAGAAGATGCtacagattttgtttttgagagTTTCCAGCATCTGCTGCATTACACCATGGTGGAGATGATCGGTGTAGTTCGTGAAGTCAAACCTTCCTTGACAGTTGGTGAAGCAATGTGGGTTTTACTGATATGTGATTTGAACCTTTCACTGGCTTGTGCAGTGCAAGATTGTCCGGGTGTTGTTGGTAATGGGGAAAGCTCTGCCAGTTCTTCCAGTTCTGCCAGTTCTTCCAGTTCTTCCAGTCCCCAATATAAGTCGCAGGTGCAAAGCTctgatataatttcaaattgcAGTTCACCAACTCTCCAGAAGGATTTGTCCTCCAGTCACCAGAATCAAAGGTCTGGAGAACCTAAGTTTGGAAGTTTCCCTAATTCACCCAGCAACCAAAGTTCTCACGCTACAGGAGGGGTAAAACTTAAGGCAGAGAATGTTTCATTGCCAATCACTGCAGAGAAATCCTCCGGAACATCAGGGTTTCCTGCCCACGAATGTAAATCTGGATCGTGCTCTAAGAGGCATACCAGAAAAGAAATAGCAGCACTTAGGCAGAAGTTCTTTCACATGGAGAAAACATACAGGAATTGTGGAAAAACGGGATTTAAATCAGGAAAGATTACAAGTGTCGGTAGTTTGGTTGTTGAAAAAAGACTCAAGCCACCATCTGAAATTCCTAATCAGCAAATGAAGTGTGGCTCCTCAAATTTGCTAAGCTCAAAAGGAGTTTATTCTGCAAATATAACATGCCATGTTTCAACCAGTGATGCATCTGCTTTACCTGCAGAAGGTAACTCTGGAACATTACCTGCAAAGAATACAATATCTTCTTCTCCCATGGTGAATGCAAAAACTTCAACACGTGACAATACATCCAAACCAAAATCTGAGCTAGGCTGTTCTCTCAAGATTCTTGATTACTGTGCTGATATTCCGTTTGATGAGGCTTTGGGTAAATATGTCCCGCGAGATGAGAATGATGAGTTAATTTTGAAGTTAATTGCTCGACTGCAAGAATTGCAGGATGAGCTACTAGGTTGGAACAACTGGACAAATCAGAAGGTTATGCAGGTCACGAACAGGCTTGGCAAACTACAGCCTGAGTTTAAAACTCTGAGGAAGGAAAAGCAAGATGGTGAACtgttgaaaaaggaaaagaaacttgCTCAGGAGACTGCTTTGAAGAGGATATCTGAAATGGAGAATGCCATGGAAAATACGAAAAGGCAAATTGAGAGTGCTGCTTCTGCTACTCTCGTGCTAGAGGCAGAAAACTCTTTGCTAAAGAAGGAGTTGGATGCTGCTAAGTTGTCGGTTGTAAAGTCAATGGCAAGCCATCAACAAGCACTGGAGAGTGAGCAGACAACGCTTAAACAGGCCCAGTCATGGGAAGGCCGTAATAGTTTGCTCCGAGATGAACTTGAGAAAGGGAAGCACAAATTATTTAATCTGCAACAGGAGCTACACAAAGAGAAAAATCATCAAGCCAAGTTTGAG GGTAGATTGGCAAAAGAGAGAGCTGCGAAAGAAAAGCTCCTTTCTCAGGCTGCATCCATTAAAAAGGAGAGAGAACAACATGAGCTACACATGAAATCCGAAGAGGATATGATTAGAAGGAAGGCTGCCAGGGATCTGCAGAAATATGTGGAAGATATTGGAAAGGTGGAGAAAGAGTTGTCTGACTTGAAACTAAAATCTGACTCTGAAAAAGTAGCAGCACTGCGCAAATGTGTTGATGAAAGGAATGATAGCTTGTCAAGAACAAAGAGTACTCCGAACATGAAGGGAAACAAGAAATCAGATGAGTCTCAAACAGTGGTGAGCAGCAAAGACAACTTGGCTGCTGGAAGTTTGAGGCGTGAGCAGGAGTGTGTGATGTGCTTATCAGAGGAGATGTCAGTAGTTTTTCTGCCATGTTCACATCAGGTGGTGTGTGCTGCATGCAATGAACTCCATGAGAAGCAAGGGATGAAAGACTGCCCTTCGTGTAGGACCCCAATCCAACATAGGATTCGTGCTAGATTTGCTCGGCGCTAG
- the LOC106769663 gene encoding putative E3 ubiquitin-protein ligase RF298 isoform X4, giving the protein MKEIIPKPRTQTNSHSDIHHRNCSLYTGNSSFCSQSCGSCPSAIAPEMDKTGGEDRQDKGFSQIGLNGFSPSKWWSELLRRENNLQMRELLDWSDPIASQLEELLLSNLQAIFKCALKQVVELGFDEKLVEMSLARKALYIEEGDPVTNIVDKTVNVLKGKEDATDFVFESFQHLLHYTMVEMIGVVREVKPSLTVGEAMWVLLICDLNLSLACAVQDCPGVVGNGESSASSSSSASSSSSSSPQYKSQVQSSDIISNCSSPTLQKDLSSSHQNQRSGEPKFGSFPNSPSNQSSHATGGVKLKAENVSLPITAEKSSGTSGFPAHECKSGSCSKRHTRKEIAALRQKFFHMEKTYRNCGKTGFKSGKITSVGSLVVEKRLKPPSEIPNQQMKCGSSNLLSSKGVYSANITCHVSTSDASALPAEGNSGTLPAKNTISSSPMVNAKTSTRDNTSKPKSELGCSLKILDYCADIPFDEALGKYVPRDENDELILKLIARLQELQDELLGWNNWTNQKVMQVTNRLGKLQPEFKTLRKEKQDGELLKKEKKLAQETALKRISEMENAMENTKRQIESAASATLVLEAENSLLKKELDAAKLSVVKSMASHQQALESEQTTLKQAQSWEGRNSLLRDELEKGKHKLFNLQQELHKEKNHQAKFEGRLAKERAAKEKLLSQAASIKKEREQHELHMKSEEDMIRRKAARDLQKYVEDIGKVEKELSDLKLKSDSEKVAALRKCVDERNDSLSRTKSTPNMKGNKKSDESQTVVSSKDNLAAGSLRREQECVMCLSEEMSVVFLPCSHQVVCAACNELHEKQGMKDCPSCRTPIQHRIRARFARR; this is encoded by the exons ATGAAAGAGATCATTCCAAAACCCAGAACCCAAACAAACTCTCACTCAGATATACACCACCGCAACTGTTCACTGT ATACAGGAAACTCCTCATTTTGCTCTCAATCTTGCGGCTCCTGTCCAAG TGCAATTGCTCCTGAAATGGATAAAACGGGTGGAGAGGACAGACAGGATAAAGGGT TTTCGCAAATTGGCTTAAATGGATTTAGTCCATCAAAGTGGTGGTCAGAGTTGCTAAGGAGAGAAAATAATCTGCAAATGCGTGAGCTTTTGGATTGGAGTGATCCTATTGCAAGCCAGCTTGAGGAATTGCTGCTGTCTAATTTGCAAGCCATCTTCAAGTGTGCACTCAAGCAGGTTGTTGAATTAGGGTTCGATGAAAAATTGGTTGAAATGTCCCTTGCAAGGAAGGCCCTGTACATTGAGGAAGGAGATCCTGTCACAAATATTGTAGATAAGACGGTGAATGTTTTGAAGGGGAAAGAAGATGCtacagattttgtttttgagagTTTCCAGCATCTGCTGCATTACACCATGGTGGAGATGATCGGTGTAGTTCGTGAAGTCAAACCTTCCTTGACAGTTGGTGAAGCAATGTGGGTTTTACTGATATGTGATTTGAACCTTTCACTGGCTTGTGCAGTGCAAGATTGTCCGGGTGTTGTTGGTAATGGGGAAAGCTCTGCCAGTTCTTCCAGTTCTGCCAGTTCTTCCAGTTCTTCCAGTCCCCAATATAAGTCGCAGGTGCAAAGCTctgatataatttcaaattgcAGTTCACCAACTCTCCAGAAGGATTTGTCCTCCAGTCACCAGAATCAAAGGTCTGGAGAACCTAAGTTTGGAAGTTTCCCTAATTCACCCAGCAACCAAAGTTCTCACGCTACAGGAGGGGTAAAACTTAAGGCAGAGAATGTTTCATTGCCAATCACTGCAGAGAAATCCTCCGGAACATCAGGGTTTCCTGCCCACGAATGTAAATCTGGATCGTGCTCTAAGAGGCATACCAGAAAAGAAATAGCAGCACTTAGGCAGAAGTTCTTTCACATGGAGAAAACATACAGGAATTGTGGAAAAACGGGATTTAAATCAGGAAAGATTACAAGTGTCGGTAGTTTGGTTGTTGAAAAAAGACTCAAGCCACCATCTGAAATTCCTAATCAGCAAATGAAGTGTGGCTCCTCAAATTTGCTAAGCTCAAAAGGAGTTTATTCTGCAAATATAACATGCCATGTTTCAACCAGTGATGCATCTGCTTTACCTGCAGAAGGTAACTCTGGAACATTACCTGCAAAGAATACAATATCTTCTTCTCCCATGGTGAATGCAAAAACTTCAACACGTGACAATACATCCAAACCAAAATCTGAGCTAGGCTGTTCTCTCAAGATTCTTGATTACTGTGCTGATATTCCGTTTGATGAGGCTTTGGGTAAATATGTCCCGCGAGATGAGAATGATGAGTTAATTTTGAAGTTAATTGCTCGACTGCAAGAATTGCAGGATGAGCTACTAGGTTGGAACAACTGGACAAATCAGAAGGTTATGCAGGTCACGAACAGGCTTGGCAAACTACAGCCTGAGTTTAAAACTCTGAGGAAGGAAAAGCAAGATGGTGAACtgttgaaaaaggaaaagaaacttgCTCAGGAGACTGCTTTGAAGAGGATATCTGAAATGGAGAATGCCATGGAAAATACGAAAAGGCAAATTGAGAGTGCTGCTTCTGCTACTCTCGTGCTAGAGGCAGAAAACTCTTTGCTAAAGAAGGAGTTGGATGCTGCTAAGTTGTCGGTTGTAAAGTCAATGGCAAGCCATCAACAAGCACTGGAGAGTGAGCAGACAACGCTTAAACAGGCCCAGTCATGGGAAGGCCGTAATAGTTTGCTCCGAGATGAACTTGAGAAAGGGAAGCACAAATTATTTAATCTGCAACAGGAGCTACACAAAGAGAAAAATCATCAAGCCAAGTTTGAG GGTAGATTGGCAAAAGAGAGAGCTGCGAAAGAAAAGCTCCTTTCTCAGGCTGCATCCATTAAAAAGGAGAGAGAACAACATGAGCTACACATGAAATCCGAAGAGGATATGATTAGAAGGAAGGCTGCCAGGGATCTGCAGAAATATGTGGAAGATATTGGAAAGGTGGAGAAAGAGTTGTCTGACTTGAAACTAAAATCTGACTCTGAAAAAGTAGCAGCACTGCGCAAATGTGTTGATGAAAGGAATGATAGCTTGTCAAGAACAAAGAGTACTCCGAACATGAAGGGAAACAAGAAATCAGATGAGTCTCAAACAGTGGTGAGCAGCAAAGACAACTTGGCTGCTGGAAGTTTGAGGCGTGAGCAGGAGTGTGTGATGTGCTTATCAGAGGAGATGTCAGTAGTTTTTCTGCCATGTTCACATCAGGTGGTGTGTGCTGCATGCAATGAACTCCATGAGAAGCAAGGGATGAAAGACTGCCCTTCGTGTAGGACCCCAATCCAACATAGGATTCGTGCTAGATTTGCTCGGCGCTAG
- the LOC106769663 gene encoding putative E3 ubiquitin-protein ligase RF298 isoform X1: MKEIIPKPRTQTNSHSDIHHRNCSLYTGNSSFCSQSCGSCPSAIAPEMDKTGGEDRQDKGCKNKRKLAHPSILPASLSLSLFDLPRYEIPVSQIGLNGFSPSKWWSELLRRENNLQMRELLDWSDPIASQLEELLLSNLQAIFKCALKQVVELGFDEKLVEMSLARKALYIEEGDPVTNIVDKTVNVLKGKEDATDFVFESFQHLLHYTMVEMIGVVREVKPSLTVGEAMWVLLICDLNLSLACAVQDCPGVVGNGESSASSSSSASSSSSSSPQYKSQVQSSDIISNCSSPTLQKDLSSSHQNQRSGEPKFGSFPNSPSNQSSHATGGVKLKAENVSLPITAEKSSGTSGFPAHECKSGSCSKRHTRKEIAALRQKFFHMEKTYRNCGKTGFKSGKITSVGSLVVEKRLKPPSEIPNQQMKCGSSNLLSSKGVYSANITCHVSTSDASALPAEGNSGTLPAKNTISSSPMVNAKTSTRDNTSKPKSELGCSLKILDYCADIPFDEALGKYVPRDENDELILKLIARLQELQDELLGWNNWTNQKVMQVTNRLGKLQPEFKTLRKEKQDGELLKKEKKLAQETALKRISEMENAMENTKRQIESAASATLVLEAENSLLKKELDAAKLSVVKSMASHQQALESEQTTLKQAQSWEGRNSLLRDELEKGKHKLFNLQQELHKEKNHQAKFEGRLAKERAAKEKLLSQAASIKKEREQHELHMKSEEDMIRRKAARDLQKYVEDIGKVEKELSDLKLKSDSEKVAALRKCVDERNDSLSRTKSTPNMKGNKKSDESQTVVSSKDNLAAGSLRREQECVMCLSEEMSVVFLPCSHQVVCAACNELHEKQGMKDCPSCRTPIQHRIRARFARR; encoded by the exons ATGAAAGAGATCATTCCAAAACCCAGAACCCAAACAAACTCTCACTCAGATATACACCACCGCAACTGTTCACTGT ATACAGGAAACTCCTCATTTTGCTCTCAATCTTGCGGCTCCTGTCCAAG TGCAATTGCTCCTGAAATGGATAAAACGGGTGGAGAGGACAGACAGGATAAAGGGTGTAAGAACAAGAGAAAATTAGCTCATCCTTCTATACTTCCTGCTAGTTTATCGTTGTCTCTGTTTGACTTACCTCGGTATGAAATTCCAGTTTCGCAAATTGGCTTAAATGGATTTAGTCCATCAAAGTGGTGGTCAGAGTTGCTAAGGAGAGAAAATAATCTGCAAATGCGTGAGCTTTTGGATTGGAGTGATCCTATTGCAAGCCAGCTTGAGGAATTGCTGCTGTCTAATTTGCAAGCCATCTTCAAGTGTGCACTCAAGCAGGTTGTTGAATTAGGGTTCGATGAAAAATTGGTTGAAATGTCCCTTGCAAGGAAGGCCCTGTACATTGAGGAAGGAGATCCTGTCACAAATATTGTAGATAAGACGGTGAATGTTTTGAAGGGGAAAGAAGATGCtacagattttgtttttgagagTTTCCAGCATCTGCTGCATTACACCATGGTGGAGATGATCGGTGTAGTTCGTGAAGTCAAACCTTCCTTGACAGTTGGTGAAGCAATGTGGGTTTTACTGATATGTGATTTGAACCTTTCACTGGCTTGTGCAGTGCAAGATTGTCCGGGTGTTGTTGGTAATGGGGAAAGCTCTGCCAGTTCTTCCAGTTCTGCCAGTTCTTCCAGTTCTTCCAGTCCCCAATATAAGTCGCAGGTGCAAAGCTctgatataatttcaaattgcAGTTCACCAACTCTCCAGAAGGATTTGTCCTCCAGTCACCAGAATCAAAGGTCTGGAGAACCTAAGTTTGGAAGTTTCCCTAATTCACCCAGCAACCAAAGTTCTCACGCTACAGGAGGGGTAAAACTTAAGGCAGAGAATGTTTCATTGCCAATCACTGCAGAGAAATCCTCCGGAACATCAGGGTTTCCTGCCCACGAATGTAAATCTGGATCGTGCTCTAAGAGGCATACCAGAAAAGAAATAGCAGCACTTAGGCAGAAGTTCTTTCACATGGAGAAAACATACAGGAATTGTGGAAAAACGGGATTTAAATCAGGAAAGATTACAAGTGTCGGTAGTTTGGTTGTTGAAAAAAGACTCAAGCCACCATCTGAAATTCCTAATCAGCAAATGAAGTGTGGCTCCTCAAATTTGCTAAGCTCAAAAGGAGTTTATTCTGCAAATATAACATGCCATGTTTCAACCAGTGATGCATCTGCTTTACCTGCAGAAGGTAACTCTGGAACATTACCTGCAAAGAATACAATATCTTCTTCTCCCATGGTGAATGCAAAAACTTCAACACGTGACAATACATCCAAACCAAAATCTGAGCTAGGCTGTTCTCTCAAGATTCTTGATTACTGTGCTGATATTCCGTTTGATGAGGCTTTGGGTAAATATGTCCCGCGAGATGAGAATGATGAGTTAATTTTGAAGTTAATTGCTCGACTGCAAGAATTGCAGGATGAGCTACTAGGTTGGAACAACTGGACAAATCAGAAGGTTATGCAGGTCACGAACAGGCTTGGCAAACTACAGCCTGAGTTTAAAACTCTGAGGAAGGAAAAGCAAGATGGTGAACtgttgaaaaaggaaaagaaacttgCTCAGGAGACTGCTTTGAAGAGGATATCTGAAATGGAGAATGCCATGGAAAATACGAAAAGGCAAATTGAGAGTGCTGCTTCTGCTACTCTCGTGCTAGAGGCAGAAAACTCTTTGCTAAAGAAGGAGTTGGATGCTGCTAAGTTGTCGGTTGTAAAGTCAATGGCAAGCCATCAACAAGCACTGGAGAGTGAGCAGACAACGCTTAAACAGGCCCAGTCATGGGAAGGCCGTAATAGTTTGCTCCGAGATGAACTTGAGAAAGGGAAGCACAAATTATTTAATCTGCAACAGGAGCTACACAAAGAGAAAAATCATCAAGCCAAGTTTGAG GGTAGATTGGCAAAAGAGAGAGCTGCGAAAGAAAAGCTCCTTTCTCAGGCTGCATCCATTAAAAAGGAGAGAGAACAACATGAGCTACACATGAAATCCGAAGAGGATATGATTAGAAGGAAGGCTGCCAGGGATCTGCAGAAATATGTGGAAGATATTGGAAAGGTGGAGAAAGAGTTGTCTGACTTGAAACTAAAATCTGACTCTGAAAAAGTAGCAGCACTGCGCAAATGTGTTGATGAAAGGAATGATAGCTTGTCAAGAACAAAGAGTACTCCGAACATGAAGGGAAACAAGAAATCAGATGAGTCTCAAACAGTGGTGAGCAGCAAAGACAACTTGGCTGCTGGAAGTTTGAGGCGTGAGCAGGAGTGTGTGATGTGCTTATCAGAGGAGATGTCAGTAGTTTTTCTGCCATGTTCACATCAGGTGGTGTGTGCTGCATGCAATGAACTCCATGAGAAGCAAGGGATGAAAGACTGCCCTTCGTGTAGGACCCCAATCCAACATAGGATTCGTGCTAGATTTGCTCGGCGCTAG
- the LOC106769663 gene encoding putative E3 ubiquitin-protein ligase RF298 isoform X2, giving the protein MKTMHASDTGNSSFCSQSCGSCPSAIAPEMDKTGGEDRQDKGCKNKRKLAHPSILPASLSLSLFDLPRYEIPVSQIGLNGFSPSKWWSELLRRENNLQMRELLDWSDPIASQLEELLLSNLQAIFKCALKQVVELGFDEKLVEMSLARKALYIEEGDPVTNIVDKTVNVLKGKEDATDFVFESFQHLLHYTMVEMIGVVREVKPSLTVGEAMWVLLICDLNLSLACAVQDCPGVVGNGESSASSSSSASSSSSSSPQYKSQVQSSDIISNCSSPTLQKDLSSSHQNQRSGEPKFGSFPNSPSNQSSHATGGVKLKAENVSLPITAEKSSGTSGFPAHECKSGSCSKRHTRKEIAALRQKFFHMEKTYRNCGKTGFKSGKITSVGSLVVEKRLKPPSEIPNQQMKCGSSNLLSSKGVYSANITCHVSTSDASALPAEGNSGTLPAKNTISSSPMVNAKTSTRDNTSKPKSELGCSLKILDYCADIPFDEALGKYVPRDENDELILKLIARLQELQDELLGWNNWTNQKVMQVTNRLGKLQPEFKTLRKEKQDGELLKKEKKLAQETALKRISEMENAMENTKRQIESAASATLVLEAENSLLKKELDAAKLSVVKSMASHQQALESEQTTLKQAQSWEGRNSLLRDELEKGKHKLFNLQQELHKEKNHQAKFEGRLAKERAAKEKLLSQAASIKKEREQHELHMKSEEDMIRRKAARDLQKYVEDIGKVEKELSDLKLKSDSEKVAALRKCVDERNDSLSRTKSTPNMKGNKKSDESQTVVSSKDNLAAGSLRREQECVMCLSEEMSVVFLPCSHQVVCAACNELHEKQGMKDCPSCRTPIQHRIRARFARR; this is encoded by the exons ATGAAAACAATGCATGCGTCAG ATACAGGAAACTCCTCATTTTGCTCTCAATCTTGCGGCTCCTGTCCAAG TGCAATTGCTCCTGAAATGGATAAAACGGGTGGAGAGGACAGACAGGATAAAGGGTGTAAGAACAAGAGAAAATTAGCTCATCCTTCTATACTTCCTGCTAGTTTATCGTTGTCTCTGTTTGACTTACCTCGGTATGAAATTCCAGTTTCGCAAATTGGCTTAAATGGATTTAGTCCATCAAAGTGGTGGTCAGAGTTGCTAAGGAGAGAAAATAATCTGCAAATGCGTGAGCTTTTGGATTGGAGTGATCCTATTGCAAGCCAGCTTGAGGAATTGCTGCTGTCTAATTTGCAAGCCATCTTCAAGTGTGCACTCAAGCAGGTTGTTGAATTAGGGTTCGATGAAAAATTGGTTGAAATGTCCCTTGCAAGGAAGGCCCTGTACATTGAGGAAGGAGATCCTGTCACAAATATTGTAGATAAGACGGTGAATGTTTTGAAGGGGAAAGAAGATGCtacagattttgtttttgagagTTTCCAGCATCTGCTGCATTACACCATGGTGGAGATGATCGGTGTAGTTCGTGAAGTCAAACCTTCCTTGACAGTTGGTGAAGCAATGTGGGTTTTACTGATATGTGATTTGAACCTTTCACTGGCTTGTGCAGTGCAAGATTGTCCGGGTGTTGTTGGTAATGGGGAAAGCTCTGCCAGTTCTTCCAGTTCTGCCAGTTCTTCCAGTTCTTCCAGTCCCCAATATAAGTCGCAGGTGCAAAGCTctgatataatttcaaattgcAGTTCACCAACTCTCCAGAAGGATTTGTCCTCCAGTCACCAGAATCAAAGGTCTGGAGAACCTAAGTTTGGAAGTTTCCCTAATTCACCCAGCAACCAAAGTTCTCACGCTACAGGAGGGGTAAAACTTAAGGCAGAGAATGTTTCATTGCCAATCACTGCAGAGAAATCCTCCGGAACATCAGGGTTTCCTGCCCACGAATGTAAATCTGGATCGTGCTCTAAGAGGCATACCAGAAAAGAAATAGCAGCACTTAGGCAGAAGTTCTTTCACATGGAGAAAACATACAGGAATTGTGGAAAAACGGGATTTAAATCAGGAAAGATTACAAGTGTCGGTAGTTTGGTTGTTGAAAAAAGACTCAAGCCACCATCTGAAATTCCTAATCAGCAAATGAAGTGTGGCTCCTCAAATTTGCTAAGCTCAAAAGGAGTTTATTCTGCAAATATAACATGCCATGTTTCAACCAGTGATGCATCTGCTTTACCTGCAGAAGGTAACTCTGGAACATTACCTGCAAAGAATACAATATCTTCTTCTCCCATGGTGAATGCAAAAACTTCAACACGTGACAATACATCCAAACCAAAATCTGAGCTAGGCTGTTCTCTCAAGATTCTTGATTACTGTGCTGATATTCCGTTTGATGAGGCTTTGGGTAAATATGTCCCGCGAGATGAGAATGATGAGTTAATTTTGAAGTTAATTGCTCGACTGCAAGAATTGCAGGATGAGCTACTAGGTTGGAACAACTGGACAAATCAGAAGGTTATGCAGGTCACGAACAGGCTTGGCAAACTACAGCCTGAGTTTAAAACTCTGAGGAAGGAAAAGCAAGATGGTGAACtgttgaaaaaggaaaagaaacttgCTCAGGAGACTGCTTTGAAGAGGATATCTGAAATGGAGAATGCCATGGAAAATACGAAAAGGCAAATTGAGAGTGCTGCTTCTGCTACTCTCGTGCTAGAGGCAGAAAACTCTTTGCTAAAGAAGGAGTTGGATGCTGCTAAGTTGTCGGTTGTAAAGTCAATGGCAAGCCATCAACAAGCACTGGAGAGTGAGCAGACAACGCTTAAACAGGCCCAGTCATGGGAAGGCCGTAATAGTTTGCTCCGAGATGAACTTGAGAAAGGGAAGCACAAATTATTTAATCTGCAACAGGAGCTACACAAAGAGAAAAATCATCAAGCCAAGTTTGAG GGTAGATTGGCAAAAGAGAGAGCTGCGAAAGAAAAGCTCCTTTCTCAGGCTGCATCCATTAAAAAGGAGAGAGAACAACATGAGCTACACATGAAATCCGAAGAGGATATGATTAGAAGGAAGGCTGCCAGGGATCTGCAGAAATATGTGGAAGATATTGGAAAGGTGGAGAAAGAGTTGTCTGACTTGAAACTAAAATCTGACTCTGAAAAAGTAGCAGCACTGCGCAAATGTGTTGATGAAAGGAATGATAGCTTGTCAAGAACAAAGAGTACTCCGAACATGAAGGGAAACAAGAAATCAGATGAGTCTCAAACAGTGGTGAGCAGCAAAGACAACTTGGCTGCTGGAAGTTTGAGGCGTGAGCAGGAGTGTGTGATGTGCTTATCAGAGGAGATGTCAGTAGTTTTTCTGCCATGTTCACATCAGGTGGTGTGTGCTGCATGCAATGAACTCCATGAGAAGCAAGGGATGAAAGACTGCCCTTCGTGTAGGACCCCAATCCAACATAGGATTCGTGCTAGATTTGCTCGGCGCTAG